Within the Hevea brasiliensis isolate MT/VB/25A 57/8 unplaced genomic scaffold, ASM3005281v1 Scaf95, whole genome shotgun sequence genome, the region CTTGCCCCATTCAATTTATGGAATTGGCGGGAACGGTTATTGAGCTAGAGTGTTGAGCTGGCAATGTAGTTAGGCAGCAGCTGCATGTTTCTTCGTACATAAAACAATGGAAGATTCTGGAATGGAGGCAGTTACTCTTTCTTTCCACAcataatttttcttcttctaatctcatATTCCTTCGTTagtaatttcaaaaaaaattcttTCACAATTTTTCTACAAAAATATTGAATTGAatattaattccaaaataaaaattcaaacaaAACTTAGAGGAATTCTAGAATCTGATCTGAGTCTCCAATTTCTAATCTAATTTTATTCCAGAATGTTCCAGAAGATTCCAAGTTACTGCACATGATCCAAGTTATTAAACAAATTTTGAAGGCTTATTTAAATAAAaccttattttattattttatatatttaatttaacattttaagaaatttttaaatgaatgatgagtttttttttttagatagaaTAAATTTATAAGTAAATTATTACTTAGTATGGtattttaattaaactaattattttatttctatattttaaaaattatattatttagttCATATATTTTACTTTCATAAGACTATTTAATTTCTCtgtcaatttttttatttatcaatatTGATTAAAATACTATTTAATCCATTCatgttaataaattaattaattaaacattatatttttaaaaaatacattaattagttaaccttaaatttattttttatatttaaattatcctAATCTTTTCCCCCTTATatctctcttctcttctcttattttctctctctgtttctttttatttatatctACGCTCTTCTTCTCTTCATTCTCTCTTGGTAAAAATGGTATAAATTATTTACacataaaaaattaatcaaatttcttaaatttttagataatcaaaagaaaattatttttgagttgagaaacacacAAAAAAATGTCCAGGAAAATCGTCTTTTTCTCAATATGAAACAATTTTCAAGAACAGGAAACAGATAATTGCAGTGCATTTAACGCTGCACATTCTGGTGAAGTTATTGAACCGGCCTGGCAATTGTTATTAGAAAGTGGAGTAGAAATGCACGAGTAATGAATTTACATAATTACTTAGTGGTCTTTAATTACTTAATGGTCTTTCTTGAATCTTTACTTAATTTCTTTAATCTTTTGTTTTTGTGTAGCTCTCCCAAGACGCCAATAGATCTCGCCATTGACTTCATTCTCCATGACTTTGAGATGGCAGGTCTGTTTCACAACCCTATTTACCGCTTATTTCCCAGAAAAAGAGAATTTCTAGTAGCAGATGAAAGAGGGTACGAGCATTTGCTATATAAAATGGCCGAGGATTTTCTATTTACCTCTTGAGGCTAAAATCTTGGACGCTCGTTTGAAACTCAACAACGTGAAGGgaaaattattttttgatttcTTTTCCTTTAACTTATATTTTGTTGGTTTGTGATTAATGGTTTACCCAATCATtagatggaaaaaaaaaaaaggacagagttttaaattttattcattgcGTAAGGTTATTGCTTGCTTAAAAAGATAAGCTACTACGTACTAAAGGTATTTTTTTTGTATGCATGCACTGCAATCTTTTTGCTGTTGAGATAGATTGACCCACTTTTTTTGGTAACAGGTTTTTTTGGAATCCTCAAGTGTGACGTTTATTAATAAATTTGGAGATTGTCCTATTATAGCCAAGTTAGTATCATGACTACCATTGCATTACTCTGTCAGTGCCAAGATTTCAATTTCCTGCTTCCTGTTTTAACTACCATAAACTTGTGTAAATCCTTCAATTATAATAGGAACTACAAGCACAATCATGACTAGTTACAAACAAAAGTCAATTTGTGATTAGGTGAATGATGTTAGCACTGCAGGAGCATCTCAGAATCAGAGAAGTGTTCAGCAGTGTTTTGAGAATCATATTGGCTTTGACAGATGTATCCCAAAATGGATGGGATATTTTCTTTTAAAGTATGCAAATTCAGTCATCAGAAGAATCTTATGACCTCAAAATGCTCAAGCAGAACActataattgattaaaaattttgtcattttgttTGAACAACCAATTAATGCTTATTTTCTATGTGGTTGACCTTCTTACTattgtttcttttgttttttaatATATATGCTGCAACTGCCTCTTTGTACGATATGGTAACTTGACtgcaaaattatgaaaatattgatGGCCTTTCTTGCTGGGATGGCAAACGAGAATTCCTTGCATGATTTGTTTTGTATGGTTGCCCCTTTCTGATGTGTACCTGATGTTTCTGTCATTTTCCTAGAGCTGGCAACATTACTTGCACTGAAGGAACCAACTGCTTTCTCAGCCATATTAACTTTTACAGACACTAACACATCTCTATCTTTTACATATTTTCACCTCAAATCTTATTTTAACTTGATCTACTGCAAATAAAATACAAGTGGCGTAGTCCTTGTTAATCAACttaacatattttattcaatCAGGCTAATGATCTTTTGCTGTGTCATCAGCACATGGAGAATGCATACCCTGGTTCAAATGTCCTGATTGTAACGTTGACCAATGGGGAATCGAAACGAATCGAGTCTCAATCGAAAATGGCCAAGGCATGCAATGGAGGCAATGGATATGTCCTCACGGCGATGCTGCTAAGCCCTAAAGATTTGTCATGCCAGTTCTGAATTTTGGAGGGAATTGATATGTAATGATGGTtcattggaggaagaaatgagagagaaagTGCAGAGGTATACTTTGCATTCTAATTGTCATGTTTACTttttttataataacaataataaaaaaaaaaactttcatcCAATCTTATCTTGTTTATCCAATTAGTCCTATTGATTGTTTTACCCTAATTGACAATGATTTGGTCAATCTGAATTTGAGCCATTTTAGTTTTCAGTTGTACTGGTTCAATTCCGGTTCCTCCCTTGACATTTGTAATGAACAGCCACTAAATCATGCTTTTAGATAAATGAACCCATCATATGGTTAaccaaaatattttttattcaatGCATTAGAAATAGCAAGAGCATCTGCGTTGGCCTTCAATGGATAAAGGCCTGTGCTTGCTTTCCATATGTTTGAGAATGGGACTTACATTTGGCCTTAAATATGATAAGGGTGGATATGATGTGATTATAGCAAAGCATCTCAAGAATCAAGATGTTTGAAAATTCAACATCAAAGCAAAATCTATGGATGAGATTTATAACCACAACTAACAAGAGACCTTATCAATACATATTTAATCTGCAGGAAAGGGCAAATATCTAAGAAAAGAAATCTACATATTAAAATTGACTTATGGGAGTTAACAAGCATTACATAGACTTTGTATTCATGTCCAACAAGTATTTCAACAAAATCAAAAGTGTGGAAAGCAATGCACCTCTATTTGTCAGTAAAAATCAAACCTTCATACATTATCTCAAGCCCATTCTGGCTTAATTTGTTGTAATTGTTTATCAAAAAGCAAGCAATTGTGACCACTACAAACATCCTGATTGTTGAAAGTGAAATGAATTAGCAATACCTTGGAGAAAATCTTGAATTCAAAGCTATGTATGTGAGAAGGAAGCAATCTTTACAAAACACCTTCAGTTATTGATTCTTGAACTAAAAGGGTGGACCTTTTAGAATCCAAATAATTGAGCAAATCCCTTGTAGCTTTGTTTCTTGAACTTGAGGTAATAGTAGTAGTATTAGTGTTATGGTGAATGTATAACTGAAAAGAGGCAGAGAAATGAGATTAGGCATGATGGCTTTATGCGGAGGAAAGTGGTTGATAGAGTGATCAAAGGCCCAATTTCGAAGTGACTTCCATTTTAAGAAAGGATTTTTCTTATTTGGATTCGGTCCACCATAACCAAGATGCATATATGAGactcacttattaaatatatcaCTCTTACATATTTGGATCTTAGATTTATGATGAGAATTTCCCTTTAAGAAAAACATTGAAAATGATGAAATGTTTCGGATGAACCTAAGATTACACGAGTCATTATTGATGATTTATGTTCTAGAGAGGGAGCAAACCGGAATCAAACTAGGTTATTTTAGTTCTAGTCTGTTCTAGTTCCTAGCAGAGTGTAGTGCAGTTTCATTTTGATTTAAAGGTAGTTTAGATTCCTATTTTTAACAGTTTCGGCTCAATTCAAAAATGATTTAGCTCATGTGATGCCTtcgaaaattataattttttttttattttagaaaaatatGTTTGAATCAAATCAAAACCAACTATTCGCATTGTCAATTTCAATTTGATTCTCAATCAAAACCTCAGGAGATGGGTCCTTCACTGACTCCAATAATTCGATTTAGAGCCGGTCCAATTCACTGAACTGTTGATTTGGGCCAAGAGGATATGAAGTCAAACATTGAAAGGCAGGCACAGACATTGTATTTATGCAGATGAATATGTAGTTTAGCATCACTGCCAGGAAAGACAAAGAGCAGACAAAGAAATCTTTAAGCCACTATTGTAGCAATCCAACGACACAGAGAATGCCACGTAAGCACTAAGCACAGTCCCTTAAAATCCCGAACTTTTTAAACCTTGAAAAATCCTAATACATTATTCAATCATCTGCAAATATCACAGAGCCAAAAACCCAAAACCTCCCCCAATTCCATTATTGAAACTTTCCCGACAATACATATAAATATACACTTATAGGTCCTTAATTCAGAGCAATTAAAAAAATGGATATGGAAACGGTGAATATCGTGATGTGCCAATTCACCGACCGGGAAGGGACGATTTTGGAAGCTCCCTTGTATCTTCCACAGGATGCCGATCCTCAACAGCTTCAACAAATCGTTAATTAGCTTCTCCACAATGTAAGTTTCTAAATTCCTGTTGTTTTATGTATCAGTGTGATATTGGGTCCTTTTGGTTGCTTAGAAATTGATGGGAGAAGGAATATATTAATTGGTTGTTGAACATCTGGAATTTTGGAATGAATAATTAATAGGGTTTATTATTGGAA harbors:
- the LOC131169101 gene encoding uncharacterized protein LOC131169101, producing MNLHNYLVVFNYLMVFLESLLNFFNLLFLCSSPKTPIDLAIDFILHDFEMAELATLLALKEPTAFSAILTFTDTHGECIPWFKCPDCNVDQWGIETNRVSIENGQGMQWRQWICPHGDAAKP